From the genome of Asterias amurensis chromosome 17, ASM3211899v1, one region includes:
- the LOC139949668 gene encoding uncharacterized protein translates to MAYCIIRNLTLVFMSLVSAAHLGASQNVTITQICEFTEWALDANCRNRDLEEIPLEYKTAVSMDIRNNRLKILTAGNFTGFRDLRYLDLEFNTISEINSGAFGGCDSLLYIYLQFNLLESVEEGAFEGSSSLERLFLNQNSISQLHQDAFRGLGALTGLYIGLNEISQLPAGLFRHTPLLKYLHMGDNLLTNLSPQIFAGLSDLTYLNIMNNNLNIIESGTFDPLQNLEELDLSGNLLISINAFPTLPNLKILDLYNNEMREISSLSEMVEGLDELYLGQNNLSCTCSMNSIREWIQRHKSDEGVDASKVDLTCHSPQHLEGKLLDSILREELCRGDVALGHIPASTPTKSEAATRRTNKGPFQTLMPRTSATSGRHNVDSRHNNDDQGINEERYLFLGLDDAIVYVLAAGVTVSVIVLAMCVIIRCLAWRTERYHQQLDAATMKRQKNHVTEDPYSFIPSQPPPRDPAFVLHEGFSNNDNAIPGSWNAYPDHINSFESSKPLFGFRPLPPSGPIPKLEREQLHRAPSYKHTQDGYQAVTIPEGYSSNLDMMYPAPALPGYDYQDLGIEADLSPSPQHSPSPIKHEYFTQFWIPTQGQQV, encoded by the coding sequence ATGGCATATTGCATCATCAGAAACCTCACCTTAGTCTTTATGAGTCTTGTATCTGCAGCACATCTAGGAGCATCTCAAAATGTTACGATCACTCAAATCTGTGAGTTCACCGAATGGGCGTTAGACGCAAACTGCCGCAACCGCGATTTGGAGGAGATCCCACTTGAGTACAAGACCGCAGTATCCATGGATATTCGGAACAACAGACTTAAAATCCTCACGGCGGGAAATTTTACGGGATTTCGAGATCTGCGCTATCTTGACCTGGAGTTCAACACCATCTCTGAGATAAACAGTGGAGCTTTCGGTGGATGCGATTCGTTATTGTACATCTACTTGCAGTTCAACTTGTTAGAAAGCGTAGAGGAGGGAGCATTTGAGGGCAGTTCATCTCTGGAACGACTTTTCCTGAATCAGAACAGCATAAGTCAACTTCATCAAGATGCTTTTCGTGGACTTGGCGCCCTCACTGGTCTTTACATTGGTCTAAATGAAATAAGTCAATTACCCGCAGGGCTTTTTCGACACACCCCTTTGTTGAAATATCTCCACATGGGCGATAACTTACTGACAAATCTCTCTCCACAAATCTTTGCCGGTTTGTCAGATCTTACATATCTGAACATAATGAACAATAACCTTAACATCATAGAGAGTGGAACCTTTGATCCTTTACAGAATCTAGAAGAGTTAGACTTGTCTGGTAATCTCCTCATTTCAATAAATGCCTTTCCAACTTTACCCAATTTGAAGATACTTGACCTTTATAATAATGAGATGCGGGAAATCAGCAGCTTGTCAGAAATGGTAGAAGGACTTGATGAACTCTACTTGGGGCAGAACAACTTATCCTGCACTTGTTCCATGAACTCAATTCGTGAATGGATCCAACGTCATAAGTCAGATGAGGGGGTTGACGCCAGTAAAGTAGACTTGACATGTCATTCGCCGCAACATCTAGAAGGCAAACTCCTGGATTCGATCTTAAGGGAAGAACTCTGTCGGGGAGATGTTGCGCTGGGTCATATCCCTGCATCTACACCAACTAAGTCTGAAGCCGCTACAAGGCGCACTAATAAAGGGCCCTTTCAGACATTGATGCCCCGGACGTCAGCAACCAGCGGAAGGCACAATGTAGACAGCAGACACAATAATGACGATCAAGGTATCAATGAGGAGAGGTACCTGTTTCTTGGGCTCGATGACGCCATTGTCTATGTCCTTGCCGCTGGTGTCACAGTCTCTGTTATTGTCCTCGCCATGTGTGTCATCATCAGGTGCCTCGCCTGGCGCACTGAGAGATACCACCAGCAGCTGGATGCGGCGACGATGAAACGTCAGAAGAACCACGTCACCGAGGATCCTTATTCATTCATCCCGTCTCAACCCCCGCCCCGTGACCCCGCCTTCGTACTACACGAGGGCTTCAGCAATAATGATAATGCCATTCCAGGGTCTTGGAATGCATATCCAGACCACATCAACAGTTTTGAATCCAGCAAACCACTGTTTGGCTTCAGGCCACTACCACCGTCAGGTCCAATACCTAAGCTGGAAAGAGAACAGCTTCACAGAGCCCCATCCTACAAGCATACCCAAGATGGTTATCAAGCTGTTACCATACCAGAGGGGTACAGCAGCAACCTCGATATGATGTATCCAGCTCCTGCGCTCCCTGGATATGACTATCAGGACCTTGGGATAGAAGCAGATCTGAGCCCAAGTCCACAGCACAGTCCAAGCCCAATCAAACATGAGTACTTCACCCAATTCTGGATCCCAACCCAAGGCCAACAGGTGTAA